A single Pseudomonas sp. HN11 DNA region contains:
- a CDS encoding TRZ/ATZ family hydrolase gives MTATAAPLDLLLLPTWLVPVEPAGVVLKEHGLGIRDGRIAFIGPRAAALKLAAHEVRELPGILLSPGLINAHGHAAMSLFRGLADDLPLMTWLEKHIWPAEAKWVDEAFVRDGTDLAIAEQLKGGITCFSDMYFYPKVASDCVHNSGMRAQIAIPILDFPIPGAGTPDEAIRQGVELFSDLKHHPRIKITFGPHAPYTVCDDNLEKIRVIAEELDAAIHMHVHETAFEVQQAVEQTGERPLARLGRLGLLGPRFQAVHMTQISEDDLALLVESNTNIVHCPESNLKLASGFCPVERLWQAGVNVAIGTDGAASNNDLDLLGETRTAAMLAKAVAGSATALDAHRALRMATLNGARAMGLDSEIGSLEVGKAADIVAFDLSGLAQQPIYDPVSQLIYATGRDCVKHLWVAGKQLLDDRRLARMDEQQLTATAIAWGQRISGHSE, from the coding sequence ATGACCGCCACTGCCGCCCCACTCGACTTATTGTTGCTGCCAACCTGGCTGGTACCTGTCGAACCCGCTGGCGTGGTGCTCAAGGAGCACGGCCTGGGCATCCGCGACGGGCGCATTGCCTTCATCGGGCCAAGGGCCGCAGCCTTGAAGCTGGCGGCCCACGAAGTGCGCGAACTGCCCGGCATACTGCTCAGCCCCGGCCTGATCAACGCCCACGGACACGCGGCGATGAGCCTGTTTCGCGGCCTGGCCGACGACCTGCCACTGATGACCTGGCTGGAAAAACACATCTGGCCCGCCGAGGCCAAGTGGGTCGATGAAGCCTTCGTTCGCGACGGCACCGACCTGGCCATCGCCGAGCAGCTCAAAGGCGGCATCACCTGCTTCTCCGACATGTACTTCTACCCCAAGGTCGCCAGTGACTGCGTGCACAACAGCGGCATGCGCGCGCAGATCGCGATCCCGATCCTGGACTTCCCGATTCCCGGCGCCGGCACGCCCGATGAGGCGATCCGCCAGGGTGTCGAGCTTTTTAGCGACCTCAAGCACCACCCGCGCATCAAAATCACCTTCGGCCCGCACGCGCCCTATACCGTGTGTGACGACAACCTGGAGAAAATCCGGGTGATCGCCGAAGAGCTGGACGCTGCGATCCATATGCATGTTCACGAAACCGCCTTTGAAGTGCAGCAAGCTGTCGAGCAGACTGGCGAACGGCCATTAGCACGCCTGGGTCGCCTCGGGCTGCTGGGGCCGCGCTTCCAGGCCGTTCATATGACCCAAATCAGCGAGGATGACCTGGCTTTGCTGGTAGAAAGCAACACCAACATTGTCCATTGCCCGGAATCCAACCTGAAACTGGCCAGTGGCTTTTGCCCGGTGGAGCGTCTGTGGCAGGCTGGTGTGAACGTGGCGATCGGCACGGATGGCGCCGCCAGCAACAACGACCTCGACTTGCTGGGTGAAACCCGCACAGCAGCGATGCTGGCCAAGGCAGTCGCCGGTTCGGCCACCGCACTGGATGCCCATCGTGCCCTGCGCATGGCCACCCTCAACGGCGCGCGAGCCATGGGCCTGGACAGCGAGATTGGCTCGCTGGAGGTCGGCAAGGCGGCGGATATCGTCGCCTTCGATCTGTCGGGGCTGGCGCAACAACCGATTTACGATCCGGTCTCACAGCTTATATATGCCACCGGACGCGATTGCGTGAAACACCTTTGGGTCGCCGGCAAGCAGCTGCTCGACGATCGGCGATTGGCCCGCATGGATGAACAACAGTTGACCGCCACGGCCATCGCCTGGGGCCAACGCATCAGCGGGCACAGCGAATAA
- a CDS encoding YciK family oxidoreductase has product MFDYSARPDLLKGRIILVTGAGRGIGAAAAKTYAAHGATVLLLGKTEANLAQVYDEIEAAGQPQPVVIPFNLETALPHQYDELAAMIEKEFGHLDGLLHNASIIGPRTPLEQLSGENFMRVMHVNVNAMFMLTSTLLPLLKLSQDASVVFTSSSVGRKGRAYWGAYGVSKFATEGLMQTLADELEDVAAVRANSINPGGTRTSMRAQAYPGENPMERPAPEEIMPVYLYLMGPDSAGINGQAFDAQ; this is encoded by the coding sequence ATGTTTGATTACTCCGCACGTCCAGACCTGCTCAAGGGCCGCATCATCCTGGTGACCGGCGCCGGCCGCGGGATTGGCGCGGCCGCGGCGAAAACCTACGCCGCCCATGGCGCCACCGTGCTGTTGCTGGGCAAGACCGAAGCCAATCTGGCCCAGGTGTATGACGAAATCGAAGCGGCGGGCCAACCGCAGCCGGTGGTGATCCCGTTCAACCTGGAGACCGCCCTGCCCCATCAATACGATGAGCTGGCCGCGATGATCGAAAAAGAATTCGGCCACCTCGACGGCCTGCTGCACAACGCGTCGATCATCGGCCCACGCACGCCGCTCGAGCAGTTGTCCGGTGAGAATTTCATGCGGGTGATGCACGTGAACGTCAATGCGATGTTCATGTTGACCAGCACGCTGTTGCCGCTGCTCAAATTGTCCCAGGATGCGTCGGTGGTGTTCACCTCCAGCAGCGTCGGGCGTAAAGGCCGGGCCTATTGGGGCGCCTATGGTGTGTCGAAGTTTGCAACCGAAGGTTTGATGCAGACCCTGGCCGATGAGCTTGAAGATGTGGCTGCGGTCCGCGCCAACAGCATCAACCCTGGCGGCACGCGCACCAGCATGCGCGCCCAGGCGTATCCGGGGGAAAACCCGATGGAGCGGCCTGCTCCGGAAGAGATCATGCCGGTGTACCTG
- the mupP gene encoding N-acetylmuramic acid 6-phosphate phosphatase MupP, with product MKLRAVLFDMDGTLLDTAPDFIAICQAMRADRGLGPINPQHIRDEISGGAKAMVAVTFSMDPESPGFEELRQEFLERYLKGCAVHSKLFDGMAELLEDIEKANLIWGVVTNKPVRFAEPIMQQLGLAERSALLICPDHVKNSKPDPEPMILACKMLDLDPASVLFVGDDLRDIESGRDAGTRTAAVTYGYIHPDDNPRHWGADVVVDHPLELRKVLDNALCSC from the coding sequence GTGAAGTTGCGAGCGGTTCTCTTCGATATGGACGGTACCCTGCTGGACACCGCGCCGGACTTTATCGCGATCTGCCAGGCCATGCGCGCCGACCGCGGCCTGGGGCCGATCAACCCCCAGCACATCCGCGATGAAATCTCCGGCGGTGCGAAGGCGATGGTGGCCGTGACTTTTTCCATGGACCCGGAATCCCCAGGCTTTGAAGAGTTGCGCCAGGAATTCCTCGAGCGCTACCTCAAAGGCTGCGCGGTCCACAGCAAACTGTTCGACGGCATGGCCGAACTGCTCGAAGACATCGAGAAGGCCAACCTGATCTGGGGTGTAGTCACCAATAAACCAGTGCGTTTTGCCGAGCCGATCATGCAGCAACTGGGCCTGGCCGAACGCTCGGCGCTGCTGATCTGCCCCGATCACGTGAAGAACAGCAAGCCGGACCCGGAGCCGATGATCCTGGCGTGCAAGATGCTCGACCTGGACCCGGCCAGCGTGCTCTTCGTGGGCGATGACCTGCGCGATATCGAGTCCGGCCGCGACGCCGGCACGCGCACTGCAGCGGTCACCTACGGCTACATCCACCCGGACGACAACCCGCGCCATTGGGGCGCCGATGTGGTGGTGGATCACCCGCTGGAATTGCGCAAGGTGCTGGATAACGCTCTGTGCAGTTGCTAA
- the ubiG gene encoding bifunctional 2-polyprenyl-6-hydroxyphenol methylase/3-demethylubiquinol 3-O-methyltransferase UbiG — MSNVDHAEIAKFEALAHRWWDRESEFKPLHDINPLRVNWIDERVNLAGKKVLDVGCGGGILSEAMAQRGATVMGIDMGEAPLAVAQLHQLESGVSVEYRQITAEALAEEMPEQFDVVTCLEMLEHVPDPSSVIRACFRMVKPGGQVFFSTINRNPKAYLFAIIGAEYIMKLLPRGTHDFKKFIRPSELGAWSRQAGLTVKDIIGLTYNPLTKHYKLANDVDVNYMIQTLREE, encoded by the coding sequence ATGAGCAACGTCGACCACGCTGAAATTGCCAAATTCGAAGCCTTGGCTCACCGCTGGTGGGACCGGGAAAGCGAATTCAAGCCGCTGCACGACATCAACCCGCTGCGGGTCAACTGGATTGACGAACGCGTCAACCTCGCCGGCAAGAAGGTACTGGACGTGGGTTGCGGCGGTGGCATCCTCAGCGAAGCCATGGCCCAGCGCGGCGCGACCGTCATGGGCATCGACATGGGTGAAGCGCCGTTGGCCGTGGCCCAACTGCACCAGCTGGAATCCGGCGTGAGCGTGGAATATCGCCAGATCACCGCCGAAGCCCTGGCCGAAGAAATGCCCGAGCAGTTCGACGTGGTCACCTGCCTGGAGATGCTGGAACACGTACCGGACCCGTCCTCGGTGATCCGCGCCTGCTTCCGCATGGTCAAGCCCGGTGGCCAGGTGTTCTTCTCCACCATCAACCGTAACCCCAAGGCCTACCTGTTCGCGATCATCGGCGCTGAATACATCATGAAGCTGCTACCGCGCGGCACCCACGACTTCAAGAAATTCATCCGTCCGTCCGAGCTGGGTGCGTGGAGCCGCCAGGCCGGGCTGACCGTCAAGGACATCATCGGCCTGACCTACAACCCGCTGACCAAGCACTACAAGCTGGCCAACGACGTCGACGTCAACTACATGATCCAAACCCTGCGCGAGGAGTGA